From a region of the Streptomyces sp. NBC_01454 genome:
- a CDS encoding IS110 family transposase gives MSRIWAGIDSGKGHHHGLALDTDGKTLLSRRVANDEPELLKLLGDVLDLADGRQVTWAIDMTGGEPALLLALLVNHGQEILYMPGRLVNRASDGYRGEGKTDARDAYVIADQARMRRDLRPIRPGDEAAIELKLLTGRRADLVEDRTRTVNRLRGTLLSMFPALERALDVTNTGPLKLLTGYQSPASIRRAGVTRLTKWLANRTVRNARSLAEAAVEAAERQHTAIPGEKTIAKLVHTLAGEVMTLNEQISEMDKLIEGRFREHELADIVQSVPGIGAVLGAEFLAAVGGSLDDFDSPDALAAFAGVAPAPRDSGKVSGNLHRPVAYHRRLQRVFYTSALVSVRCDPNSRKFYDRKRAEGKKHVQAVLALARRRVNVLWALIRDRRCYEVAPPVATAA, from the coding sequence ATGAGCCGGATATGGGCGGGGATCGACAGCGGCAAGGGCCACCACCACGGCCTCGCCTTGGACACCGACGGCAAAACACTGCTGTCGCGGCGGGTCGCCAACGACGAGCCCGAGCTGCTGAAACTGCTCGGTGACGTCCTCGACCTGGCCGACGGGCGTCAGGTCACCTGGGCCATCGACATGACCGGCGGAGAACCCGCACTGCTGCTGGCCCTGCTGGTCAACCACGGCCAGGAGATCCTGTACATGCCCGGCCGGCTGGTGAACCGGGCCTCCGACGGCTACCGCGGCGAGGGCAAGACCGACGCCCGCGACGCCTACGTGATCGCCGACCAGGCCAGGATGCGCCGCGACCTGCGGCCCATCCGCCCCGGCGACGAAGCCGCCATCGAGCTGAAGCTGCTGACCGGACGCCGCGCCGACCTGGTCGAGGACCGCACCCGCACCGTGAACCGCCTGCGCGGCACCCTGCTGAGCATGTTCCCCGCCCTGGAACGGGCCCTGGACGTGACCAACACCGGCCCGCTCAAGCTGCTGACGGGGTACCAGAGTCCGGCCTCGATCCGCCGCGCCGGGGTCACACGGCTGACCAAGTGGCTGGCCAACCGCACCGTCCGCAACGCAAGATCCCTGGCCGAAGCAGCCGTTGAGGCAGCAGAGCGGCAGCACACCGCCATCCCCGGGGAGAAGACCATAGCCAAGCTGGTCCACACCCTGGCCGGGGAGGTGATGACCCTCAACGAGCAGATCTCCGAGATGGACAAGCTCATCGAGGGCCGGTTTCGCGAGCACGAACTCGCCGACATAGTCCAGAGCGTCCCCGGCATCGGTGCCGTGCTGGGAGCGGAATTCCTCGCCGCTGTCGGCGGCAGCCTGGACGACTTCGACTCTCCGGACGCCCTGGCGGCCTTCGCCGGCGTTGCGCCCGCGCCTCGCGACTCGGGCAAGGTCAGCGGCAACCTCCACCGGCCGGTCGCCTACCACCGAAGACTCCAGCGCGTCTTCTACACCTCCGCGCTCGTCAGCGTCCGCTGCGACCCCAACTCGCGGAAGTTCTACGACCGCAAACGCGCCGAGGGAAAGAAGCACGTCCAAGCCGTGCTCGCCCTCGCCCGCCGCCGCGTCAACGTCCTGTGGGCCCTGATCCGTGACCGACGGTGCTACGAGGTCGCACCCCCAGTGGCTACAGCGGCTTGA